The following DNA comes from Gammaproteobacteria bacterium.
CCTCACTCTCACTGGATTCGGCAGCAGTTTCAGGTGTCTCCACCGGCTGCGCCGTGACAATTGCACCATCAGCCGTTGTACCGGAAACTTCCGGTAGTGTGTTCATGACATTGTCCGGGTCCACATCACCCGGTAACGGTGAAGCCACAGGTAAACTGTCGCCTTCTTCCTGAACTTCTTCAACGGTATCCAAAATACTGGTTACCGGCTTTTGATTATTGTAAACATAAGCCAAGGCAAGACTGG
Coding sequences within:
- the secG gene encoding preprotein translocase subunit SecG; translated protein: MSETLQTFVMAAHIMLGILLVAIILIQRGKGSDAGMAFGAGASGTVFGAAGSGTFLTKTTKWLFIGFICTSLALAYVYNNQKPVTSILDTVEEVQEEGDSLPVASPLPGDVDPDNVMNTLPEVSGTTADGAIVTAQPVETPETAAESSESEVEPVADVPDSE